The following proteins are co-located in the Nocardia bhagyanarayanae genome:
- a CDS encoding LGFP repeat-containing protein, with amino-acid sequence MTRQRRTTRPSASRRGALVTTALAVALTAGIGAATARPVGAFDVGGAIEVEYDRAGGPAVFGDPVTPELDAGRGGRYQAFERNAAIYWHSEAGAHQVGGSIRDKWGALGWENGKLGYPVTGELVTPGGPGRFNHFQGGSIYWSLGTDSHQVGGAIRDKWGALGWEGGALGFPITDEAPSANNGRYNLFTGGAVYWSPRTGAHAVWGAIRDDWVRAGAENGRYGYPTGEEYDYEGGKAQDFQGGRITWLP; translated from the coding sequence TTGACTCGACAACGTCGCACCACCCGCCCGTCCGCGTCCCGCCGCGGCGCCCTCGTCACCACCGCGCTGGCGGTCGCGCTCACCGCGGGGATCGGCGCCGCCACCGCGCGCCCCGTCGGCGCCTTCGACGTCGGCGGCGCCATCGAGGTCGAATACGACCGAGCGGGCGGACCCGCCGTCTTCGGCGATCCGGTCACCCCCGAACTCGACGCCGGCCGCGGCGGGCGCTACCAGGCCTTCGAGCGCAACGCCGCCATCTACTGGCATTCCGAGGCCGGCGCGCATCAGGTCGGCGGCTCGATCCGCGACAAGTGGGGCGCGCTCGGCTGGGAGAACGGCAAGCTCGGCTACCCCGTCACCGGGGAACTCGTCACGCCCGGCGGGCCGGGGCGCTTCAACCACTTCCAGGGCGGATCCATCTACTGGTCGCTCGGCACCGACTCGCACCAGGTCGGCGGCGCCATCCGCGACAAGTGGGGCGCGCTCGGCTGGGAAGGCGGCGCCCTCGGCTTTCCCATCACCGACGAAGCCCCCTCCGCGAACAACGGTCGCTACAACCTCTTCACCGGCGGCGCCGTCTACTGGTCCCCGCGCACCGGCGCCCACGCCGTCTGGGGCGCCATCCGCGACGACTGGGTCCGGGCGGGCGCCGAGAACGGTCGCTACGGCTACCCCACCGGCGAGGAGTACGACTACGAAGGCGGCAAAGCCCAAGACTTCCAAGGCGGCCGCATCACCTGGCTGCCTTGA
- a CDS encoding Acg family FMN-binding oxidoreductase, with protein sequence MTAENARAGSAVPDASAVAAALQIARRAPSLHNSQPWRLIFDGKRLHLHSDPDRSLPMADPDGRQQVISCGAMLHHTRTAFAANGWHTDVVRLPDPARPRYLAALAFRPWPDPPERIRTQAKVIGRRYSDRLPMDEPEGWDALLPGVTEVARTCEVTLDDLPDTVRDRLAAASDRAEALRRYDKPYQSELRWWTGHFDLSEGIPPTALATAAEAGRVPVRRDFPTAPGTTRRATPEDRARLLALSSAEDSPAQWLRTGEALSAVLLECTGAGLSTCPLTHITELPAARRVIAGLLPHHLRPQVVVRVGSAPEPDPMPPTPRLPIEDILTVTT encoded by the coding sequence ATGACCGCAGAAAACGCTCGTGCCGGATCTGCAGTTCCCGACGCATCGGCCGTCGCCGCCGCGCTGCAGATCGCTCGCCGCGCTCCCTCCCTGCACAACTCCCAGCCCTGGCGCCTGATCTTCGACGGCAAGCGGCTGCACCTGCACAGCGATCCCGACCGGTCGCTTCCGATGGCCGACCCGGACGGTCGCCAGCAGGTGATCAGCTGCGGCGCCATGCTGCACCACACCAGGACCGCCTTCGCCGCGAACGGCTGGCATACCGATGTCGTCCGCCTGCCCGATCCGGCGCGGCCGCGCTATCTGGCCGCGCTGGCCTTCCGGCCTTGGCCCGATCCGCCCGAACGCATCCGCACGCAGGCCAAGGTCATCGGGCGCAGGTACTCCGACCGGCTTCCGATGGACGAACCCGAAGGCTGGGACGCGCTGCTGCCCGGCGTGACGGAAGTGGCACGGACGTGCGAGGTCACCCTCGACGATCTGCCCGACACGGTGCGCGATCGGCTGGCCGCCGCCTCCGATCGAGCCGAGGCGCTGCGCCGCTACGACAAGCCGTACCAGAGCGAGTTACGGTGGTGGACCGGGCATTTCGATCTTTCCGAGGGCATTCCGCCGACCGCGCTCGCCACCGCGGCCGAGGCCGGACGGGTGCCCGTGCGCCGCGACTTCCCCACCGCGCCGGGGACCACCCGCCGGGCGACGCCCGAGGACAGGGCCCGGCTGCTGGCGCTGAGCTCGGCCGAAGACTCGCCCGCGCAGTGGCTGCGGACCGGCGAGGCGCTGTCGGCGGTACTGCTGGAATGCACCGGCGCCGGACTCTCGACCTGTCCGTTGACCCACATCACCGAGCTGCCCGCGGCGCGCCGTGTGATCGCCGGACTGCTACCCCACCACCTGCGACCACAGGTCGTCGTCCGGGTCGGCTCCGCGCCGGAGCCCGATCCCATGCCGCCGACGCCGCGTTTGCCGATCGAGGACATCCTGACCGTCACCACGTAG
- a CDS encoding MarR family transcriptional regulator — MSPEAAKRRHRREAQTVKRGLRELNTQLALLNRRFGGKVELRDVDWTCLDLINLHGPLTPTVLARKANLHPATLTGILDRLERGGWVVRERDPQATDRRAVTVRALGDRNHELYGLFAGMVGRMDALCEEYSAAELELIAGFLRRAAQAGRDSADELGD; from the coding sequence ATGAGTCCGGAAGCCGCGAAACGGCGGCATCGCCGCGAGGCGCAGACGGTGAAACGAGGGCTGCGCGAGTTGAATACGCAACTGGCCCTGTTGAATCGGCGCTTCGGCGGCAAGGTGGAACTCAGGGATGTCGATTGGACGTGCCTGGATCTGATCAATCTGCACGGGCCGTTGACGCCCACCGTGCTGGCCCGCAAGGCGAATCTGCATCCGGCGACACTGACGGGCATTCTCGACAGGCTCGAGCGCGGCGGGTGGGTCGTCAGGGAACGCGACCCGCAGGCGACCGACCGGCGCGCCGTGACGGTCCGGGCGCTCGGCGACCGCAATCACGAGCTGTACGGCCTGTTCGCGGGCATGGTCGGCCGGATGGACGCCCTCTGCGAGGAGTACTCGGCCGCCGAACTGGAGCTGATCGCCGGATTCCTGCGCCGCGCCGCGCAGGCGGGCCGTGACTCCGCGGACGAACTCGGCGACTGA